A genomic window from Arvicola amphibius chromosome 5, mArvAmp1.2, whole genome shotgun sequence includes:
- the LOC119815106 gene encoding eukaryotic translation initiation factor 1A, translating to MPKNKGKGGKNRRRGKNENESEKRELVFKEDGQEYAQVIKMLGNGRLEAMCFDGVRRLCHIRGKLRKKVWINTSDIILIGLRDYQDNKADVILKYNADEARSLKAYGELPEHAKINETDTFGPGDDDEIQFDDIGDDDEDIDDI from the coding sequence ATGCCGAAGAATAAAGGCAAAGGAGGCAAAAACAGGCGCAgaggtaaaaatgaaaatgaatctgAAAAAAGAGAGTTGGTGTTTAAAGAAGATGGGCAAGAATATGCCCAGGTGATCAAAATGCTGGGAAATGGACGGTTGGAAGCAATGTGTTTCGACGGTGTAAGGAGGCTGTGCCACATCAGAGGAAAGTTGAGAAAAAAGGTTTGGATAAATACCTCAGACATTATATTGATTGGTCTACGAGACTATCAAGATAACAAAGCTGATGTAATCTTAAAGTATAATGCAGATGAAGCAAGAAGTCTGAAGGCGTATGGAGAACTTCCAGAACATGcgaaaatcaatgaaacagacaCATTTGGTCCTGGGGATGATGATGAAATCCAGTTTGATGATATTGGAGATGATGATGAAGACATTGATGATATCTAA